In Gammaproteobacteria bacterium (ex Lamellibrachia satsuma), a single genomic region encodes these proteins:
- the pyrE gene encoding orotate phosphoribosyltransferase encodes MQNYQREFLDFALDVAVLRFGEFTLKSGRISPYFFNAGLFNTGASLARLGRYYAQAIVDSGIEFDVLYGPAYKGIPLAAVTAAALYDHHARDVPYAFNRKEAKDHGEGGIIVGHELNGGVLIIDDVISAGTSVRESVEIIKDLGATPGGVVIALDRQERGKGERSAIQEVESDYGVPVASIVALEQLVEYLSEKPGSEESLSRIRAYRNEYGV; translated from the coding sequence ATGCAGAATTATCAGCGCGAATTTCTCGACTTTGCCCTGGACGTGGCGGTGCTGCGCTTCGGTGAATTCACCCTAAAGTCCGGTCGTATCAGCCCCTACTTCTTTAATGCCGGGTTGTTCAATACAGGAGCCAGCCTGGCCCGCTTGGGCCGCTACTACGCCCAGGCAATCGTCGATTCCGGTATCGAGTTCGATGTGCTCTATGGACCGGCCTACAAGGGAATTCCTCTGGCCGCAGTCACCGCTGCCGCCCTCTACGACCACCACGCTCGGGACGTGCCCTATGCCTTCAATCGCAAAGAGGCCAAGGACCACGGCGAAGGCGGCATCATCGTCGGCCATGAACTGAATGGTGGCGTACTGATTATCGACGACGTCATCTCCGCCGGCACTTCGGTTAGGGAGTCGGTAGAGATCATCAAGGATCTTGGCGCCACTCCGGGCGGCGTGGTCATCGCCCTGGATCGCCAGGAGCGTGGCAAGGGGGAGCGATCCGCCATTCAGGAAGTCGAGAGTGACTACGGCGTGCCGGTTGCCTCCATCGTGGCCCTGGAACAACTTGTTGAATACTTGAGTGAAAAACCCGGCTCCGAAGAGTCGCTATCACGCATCCGCGCCTACCGGAACGAGTACGGGGTCTGA
- a CDS encoding YggT family protein, with protein sequence MMDGNYLANPAIFLIQTLFGLYILAVVLRLILQLMKADFYNPVSQFLVRATHPPLKLLRRFIPGFGGIDISSIVLAWALKAAELSLVILLSGASVNALGPFLWAIPELVELLINIFLFAILIQVILSWINPGAYNPVSALLHSLTDPVMRPARRILPPISGLDLSPMLVMIGLVLLKMLLLPPLRVITGSPF encoded by the coding sequence ATAATGGACGGCAACTATCTGGCAAACCCGGCAATCTTCCTGATTCAGACCCTCTTCGGCCTCTACATCCTGGCGGTAGTGCTGCGTCTGATACTGCAACTGATGAAGGCTGATTTTTATAATCCCGTCTCGCAGTTTCTGGTGCGGGCCACCCATCCTCCCCTCAAACTGTTGCGCCGTTTCATCCCCGGCTTCGGCGGCATCGACATCTCCTCAATCGTTTTGGCCTGGGCATTGAAAGCCGCGGAACTGAGCCTGGTGATCCTGCTCAGCGGCGCCTCCGTCAATGCCCTCGGCCCCTTCCTCTGGGCCATTCCTGAACTGGTGGAATTGCTGATCAACATATTTCTCTTTGCGATCCTGATCCAGGTTATCCTGAGTTGGATCAACCCCGGCGCCTACAACCCCGTTTCGGCGCTACTCCACTCACTGACCGATCCGGTTATGCGGCCCGCGCGCAGGATCCTGCCCCCTATCTCAGGTCTCGACCTTTCACCCATGCTGGTCATGATCGGGCTGGTACTGCTGAAAATGCTGCTGCTGCCTCCATTGCGTGTAATCACCGGCAGTCCCTTTTGA
- a CDS encoding sulfite exporter TauE/SafE family protein, with amino-acid sequence MEQFTLFVISLLANTFSAFSGGGAGLVQLPALIFLGLPFGIALATHKIASVALGIGATIRHLREDGLERQFVIFLLAAGLPGVVLGASLILRVPDRAAEIALGVLTLGLGVYSISKRSLGQSYVPIHRNVSGFVIGATGLFLIGVLNGSLTSGTGLFVTLWLVRWFGLDYRRAVAHTLVLVGVFWNGAGAVTLGVLGDVKWEWLPVLLAGSLLGGYIGAHLSITKGNRWIKRGFEIVTLLVGSKLILG; translated from the coding sequence GTGGAACAGTTCACCCTTTTTGTTATCTCTTTGTTAGCTAACACCTTTTCCGCATTTTCCGGGGGAGGTGCCGGGTTGGTGCAGCTGCCGGCACTGATCTTTTTGGGATTGCCGTTCGGAATTGCCCTCGCAACCCACAAGATTGCGTCGGTTGCCTTGGGCATTGGCGCAACCATACGGCATCTGCGGGAGGATGGACTGGAGCGGCAGTTCGTGATCTTTCTGCTGGCAGCGGGGCTGCCGGGAGTGGTGTTGGGCGCCAGTCTGATCCTTCGGGTGCCTGATCGAGCGGCGGAGATCGCATTGGGTGTCCTGACGCTTGGTCTGGGTGTCTACTCGATCAGCAAACGCTCTCTAGGGCAATCGTATGTTCCAATACATCGAAATGTATCGGGGTTTGTGATTGGAGCGACGGGACTTTTTCTTATTGGTGTACTAAACGGTTCATTGACCTCCGGCACCGGACTTTTTGTTACCCTCTGGCTGGTGCGCTGGTTCGGTCTCGATTACCGGAGGGCGGTGGCCCACACGCTGGTGCTGGTCGGCGTATTCTGGAACGGTGCCGGGGCTGTCACTCTTGGGGTGTTGGGGGATGTCAAGTGGGAGTGGTTGCCGGTGCTGCTGGCCGGTTCCCTGTTGGGGGGCTACATCGGCGCCCACCTCTCCATCACCAAAGGGAACCGCTGGATCAAGCGGGGTTTTGAAATCGTCACCCTGTTGGTGGGCAGCAAGTTGATTCTTGGCTAA
- a CDS encoding sulfite exporter TauE/SafE family protein codes for MLEQGGYLAAFVVGLLGGVHCAGMCGGIVGALTFGLPEKLRSSVGATLPYQLGYNLGRISSYVVAGAIMGGLGMLLAQVAPVYIAQRVLLAFAGIFMILLGLYLGGWWAGLSRIEKAGGALWQRIEPYARRLLPVNTPGQAWLLGVFWGWIPCGLVYSMLVWTVSAGSVLKGAGLMLAFGLGTLPNLFAMGLVAGSLARWTKDIRVRRGAGLLVILFGLATLWRSF; via the coding sequence ATGCTTGAACAGGGCGGATATCTGGCGGCATTTGTCGTGGGCCTGTTAGGCGGAGTGCACTGCGCCGGAATGTGTGGTGGCATCGTCGGGGCACTGACCTTCGGGCTGCCGGAAAAATTGCGTTCCAGCGTCGGTGCCACACTACCTTATCAACTTGGGTATAACCTGGGGCGCATCAGCAGCTATGTTGTTGCCGGGGCGATTATGGGTGGACTCGGCATGTTGCTGGCACAGGTGGCCCCAGTCTATATAGCACAGCGTGTGCTGCTGGCTTTTGCCGGCATCTTTATGATTCTGCTTGGGCTCTATCTCGGAGGCTGGTGGGCTGGGTTGTCCCGCATTGAAAAGGCAGGCGGTGCGCTCTGGCAACGCATCGAACCCTATGCGCGCAGACTGCTGCCGGTCAATACACCGGGGCAGGCTTGGTTATTGGGCGTGTTCTGGGGCTGGATTCCCTGCGGCCTTGTCTACAGCATGCTGGTTTGGACCGTCTCGGCCGGCAGTGTGCTCAAGGGGGCTGGACTGATGCTGGCATTTGGTCTTGGTACTCTGCCCAATCTCTTTGCCATGGGGTTGGTGGCAGGTAGCCTTGCCCGCTGGACCAAGGATATTCGGGTGCGCCGAGGGGCCGGATTGCTCGTGATTCTATTTGGTCTGGCGACTTTGTGGCGGTCTTTCTAG
- a CDS encoding DUF4426 domain-containing protein: MFLHSFRLLVLTTLCLLSLNTLAENSTSIPGYKIHHNAIPSASLDPGVANQYHIQRSKYRGMLNVSVIKEVPNTTGKAVSAIILAKAVNIRGQLISIPMRKVSEPNAIYYIGEFRIADQETLNFTLEVKPAGETRFYTAKLKQQFFID; the protein is encoded by the coding sequence ATGTTTTTGCACAGCTTCCGTCTGCTGGTCCTGACGACACTCTGCCTGCTTTCACTCAATACCCTGGCAGAGAACAGCACAAGCATCCCAGGATACAAAATCCATCATAACGCCATTCCCAGCGCATCCCTCGATCCCGGGGTCGCCAATCAATATCATATCCAGCGCAGTAAATATCGTGGCATGCTCAATGTCAGCGTCATCAAAGAGGTCCCAAACACTACTGGCAAAGCGGTGAGTGCAATTATCCTTGCCAAAGCCGTCAACATACGCGGCCAGCTAATCAGCATTCCCATGCGCAAAGTCTCTGAACCCAATGCCATCTACTACATCGGCGAATTCCGTATCGCGGATCAGGAGACCCTGAATTTTACCCTGGAGGTCAAGCCCGCAGGCGAGACACGCTTCTATACCGCAAAACTCAAACAGCAGTTTTTCATCGACTGA
- a CDS encoding YggU family protein, with translation MSGWYHWDGDDLTLRLRIQPKASRDTFVGPHSDDFKIRITAPPVDGKANAHLIKLLAKAFGVPRSQVTLVSGKTSRSKCLRIHAPQKAPIPVNRHPT, from the coding sequence TTGAGTGGCTGGTATCATTGGGATGGGGACGATCTGACTCTGCGACTGCGCATTCAACCCAAAGCCTCGCGGGATACCTTTGTCGGCCCTCACAGCGATGACTTCAAGATTCGCATCACTGCTCCACCCGTCGATGGCAAGGCCAACGCACATCTCATCAAACTCCTGGCCAAGGCCTTTGGGGTACCCCGCAGCCAGGTGACTCTGGTGAGCGGTAAAACTTCACGTTCAAAATGCCTGCGTATCCACGCCCCCCAAAAAGCACCCATTCCCGTGAACAGGCACCCAACTTGA
- the argB gene encoding acetylglutamate kinase translates to MTLQAEQARNVAHVLTAALPYIQRFTGKTVVIKYGGNAMVDEELKNSFARDIVLMKLVGINPVVVHGGGPQIADLLQRLGKDSEFVQGMRVTDSETMDVVEMVLGGLVNKDIVNLINRAGGSAVGLTGKDGDLIHARKMKITTNIPDLEATEIIDIGHVGEVESIDVSIVDMLVHGNFIPVIAPIGVGKDGRSYNINADLVAGKMAEILQAEKLILLTNIAGLLDKDGGLLTGLNAERVDELIADGTIHGGMLPKISCALEAVKTGVNSAHIIDGRVAHAVLLELFTDEGVGTLIRRR, encoded by the coding sequence ATGACTCTACAAGCTGAACAGGCGCGCAATGTTGCGCATGTACTGACCGCTGCCTTGCCCTATATCCAACGATTTACTGGTAAGACCGTCGTCATCAAATACGGTGGCAATGCCATGGTGGACGAAGAGCTGAAGAACAGCTTTGCTCGCGACATCGTGCTGATGAAACTGGTGGGTATCAACCCGGTTGTGGTACACGGAGGTGGCCCCCAGATTGCGGACCTGCTGCAGCGGTTGGGTAAGGACTCCGAATTTGTACAGGGCATGCGGGTCACCGATAGCGAGACCATGGATGTGGTGGAGATGGTGCTTGGTGGACTGGTCAACAAGGATATTGTCAATCTGATCAACCGGGCAGGTGGCTCGGCGGTGGGGTTAACCGGCAAGGATGGTGACCTTATCCATGCCCGCAAGATGAAGATTACCACCAACATTCCGGATCTGGAGGCGACCGAAATTATCGATATTGGCCATGTGGGGGAGGTGGAGAGTATTGATGTCAGCATTGTGGATATGCTGGTGCATGGCAATTTTATTCCCGTCATTGCTCCTATAGGTGTGGGTAAAGATGGGCGCTCCTATAATATCAATGCAGATCTGGTGGCAGGCAAGATGGCGGAGATTTTGCAGGCGGAAAAGTTGATCCTGCTGACCAATATTGCAGGTTTGCTCGACAAGGATGGTGGTCTACTTACGGGGCTGAATGCAGAGCGGGTGGATGAACTGATCGCCGACGGCACAATCCACGGTGGTATGTTGCCCAAGATAAGCTGTGCCCTGGAGGCGGTGAAGACCGGTGTAAACAGTGCTCATATCATCGACGGCCGGGTGGCGCATGCCGTCTTGCTGGAACTCTTTACCGATGAAGGTGTGGGGACACTGATCCGGCGTCGCTGA
- a CDS encoding DUF4124 domain-containing protein, with amino-acid sequence METINNLIKPSRLLLVTLLSLASVSLSVNAGKLYKWVDEGGRVHYSDSLPPEDIRREHTYLDERGLTVDKVDAAKTQQEIEQQEALKRLQKEQQELIEKQQAADRVLLRTFRSEDDILMARDGQLRAVDLSLQVINSNIRQLKGKLEEMQHNAASLELSGEAVSAEYLQRIDRKRQSLKESYQSIVHRERDKNRIRIAFARDLERFRVLKRLSRKPDDKLETAQPEEGLSNVYHCQGENRCETSWQAAKQYLHSHATTPVRMLAENILMTGQPVKAQDISVTMSRLTDSTTRQTIIFMDLQCKDTPEGAAFCASEPVRQIREGFNAAVAER; translated from the coding sequence ATGGAAACAATAAACAACTTAATTAAACCATCCAGGCTACTGCTTGTGACCTTGTTGTCGCTGGCATCTGTCTCTTTGTCCGTTAACGCAGGAAAACTATACAAATGGGTTGACGAAGGCGGTCGGGTCCACTACTCCGACAGCCTGCCGCCGGAGGATATCAGACGAGAGCACACCTATCTGGACGAACGGGGGCTGACTGTCGATAAAGTGGACGCCGCGAAAACCCAGCAGGAGATCGAACAGCAAGAGGCGCTGAAACGACTGCAGAAAGAGCAGCAGGAGCTGATCGAGAAACAGCAGGCGGCTGACCGGGTATTGCTGCGTACCTTCAGAAGTGAAGATGACATTCTGATGGCCCGGGACGGCCAACTTAGGGCAGTCGACCTCTCCCTTCAGGTGATCAACTCCAATATCAGGCAGCTCAAGGGCAAACTCGAAGAGATGCAGCACAACGCAGCCAGCCTGGAACTCAGCGGCGAAGCGGTTTCAGCTGAATATCTTCAACGGATCGACCGTAAGCGCCAATCATTGAAGGAATCATATCAATCCATCGTACATCGGGAACGGGATAAAAACAGGATCCGCATAGCTTTTGCCCGCGACCTGGAAAGGTTCAGAGTGTTAAAACGGCTCAGCCGAAAACCGGACGACAAGCTGGAGACAGCGCAGCCCGAAGAGGGACTGAGCAACGTTTACCATTGCCAGGGGGAGAATCGGTGCGAAACATCCTGGCAAGCTGCCAAGCAATACCTCCACTCTCATGCAACCACCCCGGTTCGAATGCTCGCAGAGAACATTCTGATGACCGGACAGCCCGTAAAAGCACAGGATATCAGCGTCACTATGTCACGCCTCACTGATTCCACAACCCGGCAAACGATCATTTTTATGGATCTGCAGTGCAAGGACACCCCTGAAGGCGCAGCCTTCTGCGCAAGTGAGCCGGTGCGCCAGATAAGGGAGGGGTTTAACGCGGCAGTTGCAGAGCGTTAA
- a CDS encoding phosphomannomutase/phosphoglucomutase, translated as MKRQNKQSEQTYRGGEQAGRGIRWYWLMAVVGVMVLITLAWAMVYLQFHDRDESLAARQIETGAQALAGRLSEQNLFRLQLLEGIARDPNITALFRLNDRMALREREDQLTQIVPGVLRVRLLPAGQREPDSSVMPHLGYASLELMRQAEKQLKTPPAEVHQFGSAQQYVAMVVAVRFTEDESVLGVIHAAFPAGGLQDSVDSVKEYSGRIEVRQVVDRASALVLAMAGSVSPDQQLPDGTLPVSGSIWEVAYWKSSAGKEGFTNDLMLLLPGLVAIALSAALLLLLAEGMRRALKKDQYSILELMESVMRGKSPTRHMACLLDMQATLEILEHQAREVRTRRIERRAKRKRDAGSTHGITVDEDLFSTSDMAEDSRSLPPVRTTALTSAPVTAVPVSIFRAYDIRGLVDDTLNEEGVEAIGRAVGSEIYEQGFQTVVVARDGRHSSERLAEALVRGLRGSGRDVIDVGLAPTPLLYFAAHEFTAGCGVVVTGSHNPPEYNGIKIVIGGESLSSEGIQSIYRRIQQGNLLQGDGDFETRDIIPEYTDRVVNDVSLARGMKVVVDCGNGASSVLAAQLFQQLGCEVEELFCEVDGNFPNHHPDPSRPENMQALAKQVVESKADIGFAFDGDGDRVGVVDSSGKIIWPDRVLMYLAMDVLSREPGGDIVYDVKCSRHLANVVLANGGRPLMWKSGHSMLKAKMNETGALLAGEFSGHIMFAERWYGFDDALYAAARLLEILTLDPRSSTEVFAELPESVSTPEYSVALKEGECDVIMAALDKQPDLPGARLLRIDGLRAEFEQGWGLVRTSNTTPSLIFRFEAEDEDALNLVMDVFRNLLGQVQPDLKLPF; from the coding sequence ATGAAGAGACAGAACAAACAGAGCGAACAGACGTACAGGGGCGGAGAACAGGCGGGCCGCGGTATTCGCTGGTACTGGCTGATGGCTGTAGTAGGGGTGATGGTGTTGATCACCTTGGCCTGGGCGATGGTCTATCTTCAGTTTCACGACAGGGATGAGTCGCTGGCAGCACGTCAGATTGAAACCGGTGCGCAGGCGCTGGCAGGCCGGCTCTCTGAACAAAACCTCTTCCGCCTTCAGTTATTGGAAGGTATAGCCAGAGATCCCAATATCACAGCGTTGTTTCGTCTGAATGACCGCATGGCCTTGCGGGAACGGGAAGATCAGCTGACCCAGATAGTGCCCGGCGTTTTGCGTGTCAGGTTACTGCCTGCCGGACAACGTGAACCGGATAGCAGTGTGATGCCGCATCTTGGTTATGCCTCCCTGGAGTTGATGCGCCAGGCCGAGAAACAGTTGAAGACTCCCCCCGCAGAGGTCCATCAGTTTGGCAGTGCCCAGCAGTATGTTGCGATGGTGGTGGCTGTGCGCTTTACGGAAGATGAGTCCGTATTGGGCGTCATTCATGCCGCCTTCCCGGCTGGCGGTCTGCAGGATTCGGTAGACAGTGTGAAGGAATATTCCGGGCGGATCGAAGTGCGCCAGGTTGTGGATCGGGCCAGTGCACTGGTGTTGGCAATGGCCGGCAGTGTCTCGCCTGATCAACAACTGCCTGATGGTACGTTGCCGGTGTCGGGCAGTATCTGGGAAGTGGCCTACTGGAAATCGTCAGCCGGCAAAGAGGGATTCACCAATGACCTGATGTTGCTGCTGCCAGGGCTGGTGGCAATTGCCTTGAGTGCGGCGCTGCTCTTACTGCTTGCGGAAGGCATGCGCAGGGCATTGAAAAAGGATCAGTACAGCATTCTGGAACTCATGGAAAGCGTGATGAGAGGCAAATCGCCCACACGACATATGGCCTGTCTTCTGGATATGCAGGCCACGCTTGAAATATTGGAACATCAGGCACGAGAGGTCAGAACACGCCGCATCGAGCGTCGCGCCAAACGCAAGCGTGATGCCGGATCTACCCATGGCATCACTGTGGATGAAGATCTGTTTTCAACTTCTGATATGGCTGAGGATTCGCGCAGTTTACCTCCCGTTCGTACGACGGCTCTAACGTCTGCCCCGGTGACGGCCGTCCCCGTGTCAATCTTCAGAGCCTATGATATTCGTGGTCTGGTGGACGACACCCTGAACGAAGAGGGCGTTGAGGCGATCGGTCGCGCTGTCGGTAGTGAAATCTACGAGCAGGGTTTTCAGACCGTGGTCGTGGCGCGTGATGGCAGGCATTCCAGTGAACGATTGGCGGAGGCGCTGGTACGTGGATTGCGGGGAAGTGGTCGCGATGTGATCGATGTGGGACTGGCGCCTACCCCTCTGCTCTACTTTGCTGCGCATGAGTTTACTGCAGGTTGTGGCGTGGTTGTGACCGGCAGTCACAACCCCCCAGAATACAACGGTATCAAGATCGTGATCGGCGGTGAGAGTCTCTCCTCAGAGGGGATTCAGTCGATCTACCGGCGTATTCAGCAGGGTAATCTACTGCAGGGCGACGGAGATTTCGAAACTCGGGATATCATTCCGGAATATACCGACCGGGTCGTTAATGATGTGAGTTTGGCCCGGGGAATGAAAGTGGTGGTCGACTGCGGCAACGGCGCTTCCTCAGTGCTGGCGGCCCAACTTTTTCAACAGTTGGGATGTGAAGTGGAGGAACTGTTCTGCGAAGTGGATGGGAACTTCCCCAATCATCATCCAGATCCCAGCCGCCCCGAAAATATGCAGGCGTTGGCAAAACAGGTTGTGGAGAGCAAGGCTGATATCGGCTTTGCCTTTGATGGTGATGGGGACCGGGTCGGCGTAGTGGATTCCTCAGGCAAAATTATCTGGCCGGACCGGGTGCTGATGTATCTGGCCATGGACGTTCTCTCCCGGGAGCCAGGCGGCGATATCGTCTATGATGTGAAGTGCAGCCGTCATCTTGCCAATGTGGTGCTTGCCAACGGCGGACGGCCGTTGATGTGGAAGAGCGGCCACTCCATGCTCAAGGCGAAGATGAATGAGACGGGGGCACTGCTGGCGGGCGAGTTCAGCGGGCACATCATGTTTGCAGAGCGTTGGTATGGTTTTGACGATGCTCTCTATGCGGCGGCAAGGCTGCTGGAGATATTGACCCTCGATCCCCGCAGCAGCACAGAGGTCTTTGCCGAACTGCCGGAGAGTGTCTCTACCCCGGAATACAGCGTGGCCCTGAAAGAGGGTGAGTGTGACGTCATCATGGCGGCACTGGACAAGCAGCCGGACCTTCCCGGCGCGCGACTGCTCAGAATTGACGGTCTGCGGGCTGAGTTCGAGCAAGGTTGGGGGCTGGTGCGTACATCCAACACCACCCCGTCTCTGATATTCCGCTTCGAGGCCGAGGACGAGGATGCGCTTAATCTGGTAATGGATGTCTTCCGCAACCTTCTTGGTCAGGTGCAGCCGGATCTCAAACTGCCGTTTTGA
- a CDS encoding AmpG family muropeptide MFS transporter, which produces MLFLGFSAGLPLLLVFGTLSFWLREAGVERSTIGFISWVALAYGFKWVWAPLVDRLPLPLLNRLLGRRRSWMLLSQLCIIAGLVGMALSDPQESLARFALLALGVAFASATQDIVIDAYRIESVEENLQGAMAATYMMGYRLAMIMSGAGALAIAALFDPDDTIYHQGAWMAAYLSMALMMLVGIVTTLIIREPEVTADSHTLERESRTDTLIEHQQWLPLALRRFAEGFYNAAISPFVDFISRYRWQALLILALIATYRISDVVLGVISNVFYVDMGFSKGEVATITKIYGVIMTLVGAGLGGLLMVRIGVMRTLLLGGLLAAATNLLFAMLAGVGHDVPMLTLVISIDNLSAGVATAAFIAYLSSLTNISYSATQYALFSSVMLLLPKFLGGFSGVMVDGMGYQAFFLLTTLMGVPVLVLILLAMRYIPSSGYKKHA; this is translated from the coding sequence ATGCTGTTCCTGGGCTTTTCCGCGGGACTACCGCTGTTACTGGTGTTCGGCACGCTCTCTTTCTGGCTGCGGGAAGCCGGCGTTGAACGCAGTACGATAGGCTTTATCAGTTGGGTGGCGCTGGCCTATGGTTTCAAGTGGGTGTGGGCGCCGCTGGTGGATCGACTGCCTCTGCCGTTGCTGAATCGATTGCTGGGACGAAGGCGCAGTTGGATGCTGCTCTCCCAGCTTTGCATCATTGCGGGTCTGGTCGGCATGGCTTTGTCGGATCCACAGGAGAGTCTTGCCCGCTTTGCGCTGCTTGCGTTAGGCGTGGCTTTTGCCTCGGCCACACAAGATATCGTAATCGATGCCTACCGCATCGAAAGTGTCGAGGAGAACCTGCAGGGGGCCATGGCGGCCACCTACATGATGGGCTACCGGTTGGCGATGATCATGAGTGGGGCAGGGGCGCTGGCGATTGCCGCCCTGTTTGATCCGGATGATACGATTTATCATCAGGGCGCCTGGATGGCAGCCTACCTGAGTATGGCGCTGATGATGCTGGTCGGTATTGTTACCACGCTGATTATCCGCGAGCCGGAGGTCACCGCCGATTCTCACACTCTGGAGCGGGAAAGCCGGACCGACACTTTGATCGAGCACCAGCAGTGGCTGCCCCTGGCGCTACGCCGGTTTGCCGAAGGTTTCTATAATGCCGCCATCAGCCCCTTTGTCGATTTTATCAGCCGCTACCGTTGGCAGGCGTTGTTGATCCTGGCACTGATCGCCACCTACCGTATATCTGATGTAGTACTGGGAGTTATCTCCAACGTCTTCTACGTGGATATGGGGTTCTCGAAAGGGGAGGTGGCAACCATCACCAAGATCTACGGCGTGATCATGACACTGGTCGGGGCGGGGCTTGGTGGTTTGCTAATGGTAAGGATAGGTGTAATGCGCACTCTCTTACTGGGTGGCCTTTTGGCGGCCGCCACTAACCTGCTGTTTGCCATGTTGGCAGGGGTGGGGCACGATGTGCCGATGTTGACCCTGGTAATCTCTATCGACAACCTGAGTGCTGGTGTAGCGACGGCTGCTTTCATTGCCTATCTTTCCAGCCTGACCAATATCTCCTACTCAGCTACTCAATATGCCCTCTTCAGCTCTGTGATGTTACTGTTGCCAAAATTTTTGGGTGGCTTCTCCGGGGTGATGGTGGACGGCATGGGTTATCAGGCTTTTTTCCTTCTCACCACCCTGATGGGGGTGCCTGTGTTGGTGCTGATCCTGTTGGCGATGCGCTACATTCCATCCAGCGGGTATAAAAAACATGCTTGA
- the slmA gene encoding nucleoid occlusion factor SlmA, giving the protein MSSRIPRKQLILEALARELEQNPGGRITTAALARAAEISEAALYRHFASKAKMFEGLIDFAEESIFVRINQILEEERDVGLRCGRLLYLVLLFSERNPGITRVLLGDALVGETERLQTRVGQFFSRLETQLKQILREGDLREGGLQTVDVSVSANLMLAAVEGRMHQYSRSRFKTAPLTQWEAQWRVLEAALFNLP; this is encoded by the coding sequence ATGAGTAGCAGGATACCGCGTAAGCAGCTGATTCTCGAGGCGCTGGCCCGCGAACTTGAACAGAACCCCGGTGGCCGCATTACCACAGCTGCGCTGGCGCGGGCCGCAGAAATATCCGAGGCGGCGCTCTATCGACATTTTGCCAGTAAGGCGAAGATGTTTGAAGGGTTGATCGATTTTGCCGAGGAGAGCATCTTCGTGCGTATCAACCAGATACTGGAGGAAGAGCGTGATGTTGGATTGCGCTGCGGCAGGCTGCTCTACCTGGTATTACTCTTTTCTGAACGCAATCCCGGTATTACCAGGGTACTGCTTGGCGATGCGCTGGTTGGCGAAACTGAACGGTTGCAGACTCGGGTGGGCCAATTCTTTTCCCGACTCGAAACCCAACTGAAGCAGATCCTGCGGGAGGGTGACCTGCGGGAAGGCGGACTGCAGACTGTCGATGTCAGCGTGTCGGCAAACCTCATGCTGGCGGCTGTTGAAGGCAGGATGCACCAATATAGCCGCAGCCGTTTCAAGACGGCGCCTCTAACCCAATGGGAAGCTCAATGGAGGGTGTTGGAAGCCGCGCTCTTTAATCTGCCGTGA